One Malassezia vespertilionis chromosome 6, complete sequence genomic window, TTCCAATACCACCCCCTAGTGCAATAAACTGGATATGCCGTCCTTCAAGCCTGCGCTTCAAAGGTGACCTTTGAGGCACATACTCGACGTGTCCATCATCCGCTTGGACCACAGAGGTCGTGTTTGCGTACTCGTCATCACCAAGTATGTCTGGCTTCTCGCCGAGTGGGCCCACGAAATCACCCGTGTAATTTACGTCTTTGCCATACCCTGTTTCAGCGGGCTTAAAGCCATCTCGCCATTGTTGGAGTATGCCCATTAAGATACTACGGTTTCGTACGGCCCCCTTTTAATGCGTTTGATagcattgcgcagcagaATTACTTCATTATCGCCAAGCTAGGCGATAACCCCAAATTAAACAGTCTAATCAACTTAAACCACATGTTGCATAATTTGATTGGATAATCATTGCGGAGAGAAGCCGTTGTGCGCGTTTGACATATCAGCTCTTGGGTGGATAAGCGCCAAGTTGTTACAAAGCAGCAATTACAAAGGTTTGCGCGACGGAAAGGGATAGTGAACGGTATAGTACCAAGTTTTGATACCAATGGTGAAGATTGGTTTCGAATTACGAATATAGCTAAAATAGGGTATGTGTAATTCGTTTCCATAGTGGCAGTGCCGCAAATTCTTTTTTTTCAGCTTGCAGCTGTTCGCTCGACACGGGGTCTCTCCGTTGAGACATCAGGTCAATTTCGCTGAATCGCACAAATGGGGCGCGCGTGATAAGCTTATGCAGAATGAAAGTGAAGAGCACCACGACGAACGAAATCATGCTTTCAAAAAAGTCGTGAGCGCGTTTTTGTGGAGTCTCCTCTGGCGCTCCTTCGCCAATGGGGAAAGCCGCATAATAAAGATTGCCTGCGACAAGCAAAAAGTTAATCACAAATGAAAAGATGGAGCCATATATGCCAAGTGGGGAAGCCCATGGCAAATCTGCTGCCGTTAAATTTTGTGCCTTCCAAGCGAGACGGAAGCGGACGTGCGCCAAGCTTACAATGCCCCATACAAAGATGGTTGCAAGACCGGAGATACCAACCAACCAAGAAAAAACTTCGCTTTCCGATGTGGAGTATACCAAGAACGCCAAGCATCCAAACATGAAAGAAAGTAGCATTGCTGGCCAAGGGCGTCCTTTCGAATCCATGTAGCCCATGAATTTCGGGATCAATTTCTGTTGACTCATGCCAACCATGAGCCGACTAGACGCGTACACGGCCGAGTTCGCGACGGAGATCACCGATATTAAAATGGCACCGTTGAATACGCTTGCCAAAGTATGTTCACCGGTTCGTTTGATCGCAAGGACAAATGCAGATGCACGGGGATTATTGCTGGACCCCAACAGTGCCTCGTCATCATAAGGCACGGTCAATGTGACCATAAATAAAGCTAGAATAAAAAAGATCAAAACGCGATAGATGACCATCTTGCATGCTCTTGGCAATTGTTTCCGTGGATGAGCGGCCTCAGCAGCAGTGATACCTATGAGTTCAGAGCCTCCGAAAGAAAAAGCTCCAAACACAAACACACTGCAAAACCCTTTGAAGCCGTTGTTAAACGCGCCGGGATCATGCCAGTATTGAGCCCCGTAGTAATGGTTTACAGGGGGACCTCCGCAGGTCACGATGATCGAGAAAATAATAAAGCCAATGATGCTGATCATCTTAATCGACGTTGCAAAAACCTCAAATTCTCCGTATGCTTGAACTCCAATCACGTTGATGCCAAACACGAATAGCATGACGATTACAATCCACACTCCTTTTGGTACAACCTCTTCCGTATCCCAGTATCCAATGACGATTGTTACCGCCGTCAATTCAACAGGCAAAATAATAAGCCAGGTAAGCGTATAATCAAGTCCGATAGCAAAGCCTAGAGATGGGTCGAGAAACCGGCTGATACAGCTGGTATAGAGCCCAGGGAGCGGATACAGAGCAGCAAACTCACCTATCGCAAAAAGAACAGTTACAATCATGAAAGAGAGAATCACTAGATTAATCATCACAGAGCCTGGGCCACCAGTAGAAAGGATATTACCCGTAGCAATAAACAGGCCCGTTCCAATGCTGCCGCCCAATGCAAGAAAGCGGAGATGGCGTGCATGGAGCTTCCTCTGAGACCCTTTAACAATAGGATCAATATCTGTTAGCTCGTTTTCAGAACTTTGTTCTGTTAAAGATATCTTCTCATCTTGCACATTTAGCATGTCAGCCAAATGGAGTCGTAAATACTTGGCCGCTATGCTTTAATGGAAAGGAAACAGTCTGTAAATGAAGATACATTTGCACACGTGGCATTGACGCAAAATTGTGAAAGCTTTTTGCCTAAGCCGATGTTACAGACGCAGTCAGAAGGGGTGATTGTCATAGATGTTCGCTACTTACTTCACAGAGCACTCTATAAACGACTTATTCAATAAATTTATGCGCATGGTACAATGTTTGGTCCATCTGCACGCAAAATAAACATTAACAGAATATTTTGTTTAGCATCGAACGTGGCGCGCTTTCTGTTTTGTCCTTCAGCGGTTACAGCGAATAAACCGACACAAGTAAGGGTATAATAGTAGGTATAAACGTCCATCATAATGCACGGGCAGCAATGTCACAAAATAAACAACATACATGCTGTTCAGAAGATAGCGTCAAATATTTTCCAAAACAGTGGTTTTGCGCGTTCTTCCGCACGTTCTTCTTCCAATACTTCCAAAGATACAGGATCACGGCGGCCAGTGTGAATATCGATCTCGTTCAAACGGACGTAGCGACTGCGCGAAATAAGCTTGTGCAATAAAAAGAAGACAAGGACAATTGGAAG contains:
- a CDS encoding uncharacterized protein (TransMembrane:12 (i41-60o72-95i116-138o150-171i183-202o222-242i263-284o316-341i362-381o387-413i433-456o476-496i); COG:E; EggNog:ENOG503NUN0), coding for MLNVQDEKISLTEQSSENELTDIDPIVKGSQRKLHARHLRFLALGGSIGTGLFIATGNILSTGGPGSVMINLVILSFMIVTVLFAIGEFAALYPLPGLYTSCISRFLDPSLGFAIGLDYTLTWLIILPVELTAVTIVIGYWDTEEVVPKGVWIVIVMLFVFGINVIGVQAYGEFEVFATSIKMISIIGFIIFSIIVTCGGPPVNHYYGAQYWHDPGAFNNGFKGFCSVFVFGAFSFGGSELIGITAAEAAHPRKQLPRACKMVIYRVLIFFILALFMVTLTVPYDDEALLGSSNNPRASAFVLAIKRTGEHTLASVFNGAILISVISVANSAVYASSRLMVGMSQQKLIPKFMGYMDSKGRPWPAMLLSFMFGCLAFLVYSTSESEVFSWLVGISGLATIFVWGIVSLAHVRFRLAWKAQNLTAADLPWASPLGIYGSIFSFVINFLLVAGNLYYAAFPIGEGAPEETPQKRAHDFFESMISFVVVLFTFILHKLITRAPFVRFSEIDLMSQRRDPVSSEQLQAEKKEFAALPLWKRITHTLF